A stretch of Pseudomonas taetrolens DNA encodes these proteins:
- the pncB gene encoding nicotinate phosphoribosyltransferase yields MSESVFADHIVQNLLDTDFYKLTMMQAVLHNYPNVEVEWEFRCRNSEDLRPYLNEIRHQIERLGELSMSQDQLGFLERITFMKPDFIRFLGLFRFNMRYVHTGIENGELFIRLRGPWLHVILFEVPLLAIVSEVRNRSRYAGTVLSQAREQLYRKFDWLQANASADELAELQVADFGTRRRFSYRVQEEVVNVLKHDFPGRFVGTSNVNLSRELDMKPLGTMAHEWIMAHQQLGPRLIDSQSAALDCWVREYRGLLGIALTDCITTDAFLTDFDLYFAKLFDGLRHDSGDPVLWAEKCIAHYHRLGIDPMSKTLVFSDSLTLPRALEIFRALRGRINVSFGIGTNLTCDIPGVEPMSIVLKMTACNGSPVAKISDEPGKTHCSDPNFAAYLRHVFHVPEQSPKE; encoded by the coding sequence ATGAGCGAGAGTGTGTTTGCCGATCACATCGTGCAGAACCTGCTCGACACCGATTTCTACAAATTGACCATGATGCAGGCGGTGCTGCACAACTATCCCAACGTGGAAGTCGAATGGGAGTTCCGCTGCCGTAACAGCGAAGACTTGCGCCCGTACCTGAACGAAATTCGCCACCAGATCGAGCGCTTGGGCGAGTTGAGCATGAGCCAGGACCAACTGGGGTTTCTGGAGCGCATCACGTTCATGAAGCCTGACTTCATCCGTTTCCTGGGCCTGTTCCGCTTCAATATGCGCTACGTACACACCGGGATCGAAAACGGCGAACTGTTTATCCGTCTGCGTGGCCCGTGGCTGCATGTCATTCTGTTTGAAGTGCCCTTGCTGGCGATTGTCAGCGAAGTGCGCAACCGTTCTCGCTACGCAGGCACGGTGCTGTCCCAGGCCCGCGAGCAGTTGTATCGCAAGTTTGACTGGCTGCAGGCCAACGCCAGCGCAGACGAACTGGCCGAACTGCAAGTCGCCGATTTCGGTACGCGTCGACGCTTCTCGTACCGCGTACAAGAAGAAGTGGTCAACGTGCTCAAGCATGATTTCCCCGGGCGCTTTGTCGGCACCAGCAACGTCAACCTGTCCCGCGAACTGGACATGAAACCGCTGGGCACCATGGCCCACGAATGGATCATGGCGCACCAGCAGCTGGGGCCACGCCTGATTGACAGCCAAAGCGCCGCGCTCGACTGCTGGGTCCGCGAATACCGTGGTCTGCTGGGGATTGCGCTGACGGACTGCATCACCACGGACGCTTTCCTCACCGACTTCGATCTGTACTTTGCCAAGCTGTTCGACGGTTTGCGCCACGACTCGGGGGATCCGGTGCTGTGGGCCGAAAAATGCATAGCCCATTACCACCGTCTCGGTATTGACCCGATGAGCAAGACTCTGGTGTTCTCGGACAGCCTCACGCTGCCTCGCGCACTGGAAATTTTCCGGGCGCTGCGCGGCAGAATCAATGTCAGCTTTGGTATCGGCACCAACCTGACGTGCGACATTCCGGGTGTCGAGCCGATGAGCATCGTGCTTAAAATGACCGCCTGCAATGGCTCGCCAGTCGCGAAGATTTCAGACGAACCGGGCAAGACCCATTGCTCCGATCCAAATTTCGCCGCCTACTTGCGCCACGTTTTCCATGTTCCTGAACAGTCTCCAAAGGAGTGA
- the nadE gene encoding ammonia-dependent NAD(+) synthetase produces MQAVQQQIAEDLKVQPPFKDTAALEAEVARRITFIQCCLHNARLKTLVLGISGGVDSLVAGLMAQRAVKQMREQTGDPAYRFIAVRLPYMAQHDEVDATAAVDFISPDERQTVNIGPAVKALAAEVTAFEGKPHATVDFVLGNTKARMRMVAQYTIAGATGGLVIGTDHAAEAVMGFFTKFGDGSCDLAPLSGLVKNQVRDIARYFGAPESLVEKIPTADLEDLAPGKPDEASHGVTYAEIDAFLQGQPVSQAAFDIICRTYEKTQHKREMPLAP; encoded by the coding sequence ATGCAGGCCGTACAGCAGCAGATTGCTGAAGACCTCAAGGTCCAGCCGCCGTTTAAAGACACCGCCGCCCTGGAGGCCGAGGTCGCCCGACGCATCACCTTCATTCAGTGCTGCCTGCACAATGCCAGGCTCAAAACCCTGGTACTGGGCATCAGTGGAGGCGTCGACTCGCTGGTTGCGGGCTTGATGGCCCAGCGCGCAGTCAAGCAAATGCGCGAGCAGACCGGCGATCCTGCATATCGCTTTATCGCCGTGCGCCTGCCCTACATGGCGCAACACGATGAAGTCGATGCGACCGCTGCGGTCGATTTCATTAGCCCCGACGAGCGCCAAACCGTCAACATCGGCCCGGCAGTCAAAGCCCTGGCCGCCGAAGTCACGGCGTTCGAAGGCAAGCCCCACGCCACCGTCGACTTTGTATTGGGCAACACCAAGGCGCGGATGCGCATGGTGGCGCAATACACCATCGCGGGGGCTACCGGCGGCCTTGTCATCGGCACCGACCACGCGGCCGAAGCGGTGATGGGTTTCTTCACCAAGTTTGGCGACGGCTCGTGCGATCTGGCACCGTTGAGCGGCCTGGTAAAAAACCAGGTGCGGGACATTGCCCGGTATTTCGGCGCGCCCGAGTCGCTGGTCGAGAAAATTCCGACTGCCGACCTGGAAGACCTGGCACCCGGCAAGCCGGACGAAGCATCCCATGGCGTCACCTACGCCGAAATCGATGCGTTCCTGCAAGGCCAGCCAGTCAGTCAGGCCGCGTTCGACATCATCTGCAGGACCTACGAGAAAACCCAGCACAAACGCGAGATGCCGCTCGCCCCTTGA
- a CDS encoding DUF1338 domain-containing protein, with protein MSSFDGLFSLVQSLLGQPAAHWLREHVDVPEGLLDFSWSEQALHRVWLAEALNLCLLHKLVDAVPDGRRYVEEQARHGRKVVFDHGALRTVDWPDNGELPRGRQAFARLLEPLGFTDVRTYPLTRLNMTGWGYRQMDLPEDIAQFFVSELHPGRFSESFQQAVSRVVSSSLDPLEAQHLNILKRLQLTRHCSLDEAQTVLPALYRAFGRQHGVVLETDYQCLLKESAEMAWIATEGNSFNHLTDRVQDLTACVAHQHDLQRPMKDSIEVSASGRVLQTAYRACTVSRGLIDAAGHYREHAVPGSFVEFIQRKVDPDTGRIDLNFDSSNAQGIFKMTDSKA; from the coding sequence ATGTCTTCTTTCGATGGTCTGTTCTCTCTAGTCCAGTCGCTACTCGGTCAGCCGGCCGCCCATTGGCTGCGCGAGCATGTTGATGTCCCTGAAGGATTGCTTGATTTCAGCTGGAGCGAACAAGCACTGCACCGGGTATGGCTCGCTGAAGCACTGAACCTGTGCCTGCTGCACAAGCTGGTGGATGCCGTGCCGGATGGCCGACGCTATGTTGAAGAACAGGCACGTCACGGACGCAAGGTGGTATTCGATCACGGCGCCCTGCGCACGGTGGATTGGCCCGACAATGGCGAGCTACCCCGTGGTCGCCAGGCCTTCGCTCGTCTGCTGGAGCCACTGGGCTTTACCGATGTACGCACCTACCCGCTGACACGGCTCAACATGACGGGCTGGGGTTATCGGCAGATGGACTTGCCCGAAGACATTGCCCAGTTTTTTGTCTCGGAACTGCACCCGGGCCGGTTCAGCGAATCCTTCCAGCAGGCCGTCAGCCGCGTGGTGAGCTCCAGCCTCGACCCGCTGGAGGCGCAACACCTGAACATCCTCAAACGCCTGCAGCTCACCCGCCACTGCAGCCTCGACGAAGCTCAAACCGTGTTGCCGGCGCTGTACCGGGCCTTCGGGCGCCAGCACGGGGTGGTGCTTGAAACGGATTACCAGTGTCTGCTCAAGGAAAGCGCCGAAATGGCCTGGATTGCCACCGAAGGCAACAGCTTCAACCACCTGACCGACCGCGTACAAGACCTGACCGCCTGCGTCGCGCATCAGCACGACCTGCAGCGCCCCATGAAAGACAGCATCGAAGTCTCGGCCTCGGGTCGGGTCCTGCAGACCGCGTACCGCGCCTGCACGGTCAGCCGAGGCCTGATCGATGCCGCCGGGCATTATCGCGAGCACGCAGTGCCGGGATCATTCGTCGAGTTCATTCAGCGCAAGGTTGATCCCGACACCGGACGAATCGACCTGAACTTCGACAGCAGCAACGCCCAGGGCATTTTCAAAATGACCGACTCCAAAGCTTGA
- the azu gene encoding azurin has protein sequence MFAKVVAVSLLTLASGQLLAAECKVTVDSTDQMSFDTKAIEIDKSCKTFTVELKHSGKLPKNVMGHNWVLSKTADMAGIATDGISAGLDKNYLKEGDTRVIAHTKVIGAGETDSVTFDVSKLNPAESYEFFCSFPGHNSMMKGTVVLK, from the coding sequence ATGTTTGCCAAAGTTGTTGCGGTATCCCTGTTGACTCTGGCCAGCGGCCAATTGCTGGCGGCTGAATGCAAAGTGACAGTCGATTCCACTGATCAGATGAGCTTTGACACCAAAGCCATTGAAATCGACAAGTCATGCAAAACGTTCACGGTTGAGCTGAAACATTCCGGCAAATTGCCGAAAAATGTCATGGGCCATAACTGGGTATTGAGCAAAACAGCAGACATGGCGGGTATCGCCACAGACGGAATCAGCGCCGGGCTGGATAAAAACTACCTGAAGGAAGGTGACACACGTGTCATTGCCCACACCAAGGTCATTGGCGCTGGCGAGACCGATTCGGTGACCTTCGACGTGTCGAAGCTGAATCCGGCTGAGTCGTATGAGTTCTTCTGCTCCTTCCCGGGCCACAACTCGATGATGAAAGGCACCGTGGTCCTCAAATAA